DNA sequence from the Malus domestica chromosome 06, GDT2T_hap1 genome:
CGCCGGCGCCACTTACCAAAGGGCAATGAacaccatatttcatgatttaattggaaccatcgtcgaagtctacATTGACGATGTTGTCATTAAATCTAAACGCTTGCAGACACATCTAgacgatctccgacaggctttcatCTGTATGCGTCGACACAACCTcaaaatgaatcctgccaaatgtgcaTTCGGTGTGTCGGCTGGTAATTTTCTCGGTTTCCTCGTGCATCACCATGGGATTGAGGTAGATGAAAATAAAGCACACGCAATCATCAATGCTCAACCCCCGATGACCAAGAAACAACTGCAGTCCTTACTCGgtaagataaattttctccgtcgatttatagctaactcggcgggtaaaatgaaagcgttctctacgctttgaaacttaaggactcagataaatttgagtggaaagacgagcatcaggcggcgtttacgcaaatcaaagtctccctcacgaCACCACCTGTCCTTGTTCCACCCCAAcgcggtaagcctctcaagTTATATATCTCGGGGGCCgaagagtccatcggctgcctcctcgCCCAAGACAATGATGCCGGACGAGAGAAGGCTATTTTTTACCTCAGTCGAAATCTTAATCAaccggagatcaattattctgccgttgagaagctctgtTTCGTCGTTTTCTTCGCCGCTtccaagcttcggcattacatgctcccatcGGTTACACAAGTCATTGCCTAGACCGACGTCATCCGGTACATGCTCACCCAACCAATTGTAAAAGGCCGTATTGGGAAATGGACAATGGCGTTATCCGAGTTTAGCTTGCAATACGTGCCCCAGAAAGCTGTTAAAGGCCAGGCATTGGCTTACTTCCTCGCTCAACACCCTTCCCCCTATGGTTTTGGGGACACCaacgtcgaaatcggcatggttgaaACACGCGATAACTACTGGATGATGTACTTTGACGGCTCAAGTACTTCATCCTCGGCCGGCGTTGGAATCGTCATTCAATCCCCTAAccacgatcgttggtatttttcgctcaagCTGGATTTTGACTGCacaaataatcaggccgaatacgaagcccttatcATCGGCCTTGGCATCTTTCATGACTTACGGGCCACCCGTGCCCTAATCCTCGGTGACTCCGAACTTGTgcttaaccaacttaatgggtctttccgctgcatgagttgtacctaccatatggtcgccagctatttggccgaatttttCGACGGTATTACATTTGAGCATATTTCCCGGATCCATAATACCGACGTGGATGAATTGACTCAAATCGCCTctggtgcacaactcctggggggtAAGCTAGGCGGAGAAATACCGGTGTTACGACagctatacccggccttggttagcCAGCATGTCCTCCGACGCGACAACGTGATACGCACCAGAGTCATATCCTTACCTTCGTTGCTAGACCGACAAGACCCTATAGAGGTTTGCACCGTCAAGGCAATACCAGATGACTGGAGAAAACCCATTAAGCAGTATATTGACAACCCCAATGGCAAACATAGTCGCAAGACAAGagttcatgccacaaactatgtcacgtaccaaaacgagttataccgaAAGGGTGAGGATAGTCTATTACTGCTATGCCTGggcccccaagagagtgctcAAGCAATCACAGAAGTCCATGAAGGGGTTTGCGGAGCTCATCAGTCCGGACGTAAAATACGGTGGTTGCTTcgacgacacggttatttttggccaagaatattgaaggattgtatcgagttcgCACGAGGGTGCATACAGTGTCAGATTCATGGTCCTATACAGCGGGTCCCAGCCGAGTCATTACATTCGGTCACTAAaccatggccgtttagaggatgggccatggacgtaatcggtaAAATCACACCATCTTCCGGGGCTGCCAAGCACGCATGGATACTGGtagcaaccgattacttcactaagtgggtcgaagctaaatcatatgccgagctaacgtctaaagaagtttgcgactttgtggaagaacacattgtgaccagatTCAGTGTACCAGAAACGATTATAACTAATAATGGCACAATCTTTACAGCTGAGAGGTTTAGAGAATATACGGCAAGTTTGAAAATTGGACTTGAACAAtctacaccgtattatccacaagcaaatgggcaggccgaggcaagtaataaagtgttgatcggtattctcgagaaaataataaaggaaaggccaggcatgtggcatttaaagttgaatgacgctttgtgggcatatcgaacatcaCCCAGATCGGCGACTGGAACAACCCCGTATGCACT
Encoded proteins:
- the LOC139196846 gene encoding uncharacterized protein, producing MALSEFSLQYVPQKAVKGQALAYFLAQHPSPYGFGDTNVEIGMVETRDNYWMMYFDGSSTSSSAGVGIVIQSPNHDRWYFSLKLDFDCTNNQAEYEALIIGLGIFHDLRATRALILGDSELVLNQLNGSFRCMSCTYHMVASYLAEFFDGITFEHISRIHNTDVDELTQIASGAQLLGGKLGGEIPVLRQLYPALVSQHVLRRDNVIRTRVISLPSLLDRQDPIEVCTVKAIPDDWRKPIKQYIDNPNGKHSRKTRVHATNYVTYQNELYRKGEDSLLLLCLGPQESAQAITEVHEGVCGAHQSGRKIRWLLRRHGYFWPRILKDCIEFARGCIQCQIHGPIQRVPAESLHSVTKPWPFRGWAMDVIGKITPSSGAAKHAWILVATDYFTKWVEAKSYAELTSKEVCDFVEEHIVTRFSVPETIITNNGTIFTAERFREYTASLKIGLEQSTPYYPQANGQAEASNKVLIGILEKIIKERPGMWHLKLNDALWAYRTSPRSATGTTPYALTYSHDAMLPVELSINSLRLIEQSSLFSVEYNQSMRQELEDLEEARLDAYNLLVAQKRIAE